From Lagenorhynchus albirostris chromosome 15, mLagAlb1.1, whole genome shotgun sequence, one genomic window encodes:
- the NFATC2IP gene encoding NFATC2-interacting protein, translated as MAEPVRKKGRRPRGGGVGRGARGSRDGRGRRPGAQRSPARRTLDSVLVDLVSDSDEDVLEVATARGAADPAEVPLPEPPVPAAPRDDSDSDSEGADARPAETPRVLVRRRRQLLLDPEEAPAVPVYSEKVKSSLHLIPDHKSLLKFCPPETEEEADMADSSSLHAEDSPRPNSPWKKKLRSRDGEEKKEMLLVQDTSPLPPRLPRTNSRKHARALQKLREVNKRLQDLRSCLSPKQPQGQDHLSQEDEVVLLEGPTLPENPRLLPLKIQCRADLIRLPVRMSEPLQSVVDHMAGRLGVSPSRILLLFGETELSPTATPRTLKLGVADIIDCVVLASSPDVTEKSHLLQLRVQGKEKHQLLEVSLPRDSPLKTLMSRYEEAMGLSGHKLSFFFDGTKLSGKELPADLGMESGDLIEVWS; from the exons ATGGCGGAGCCGGTGAGGAAAAAGGGCCGGCGGCCCAGAGGCGGCGGTGTCGGCCGAGGGGCTCGGGGATCCCGGGACGGCCGTGGCCGGCGTCCTGGCGCTCAACGATCGCCAGCCCGGCGCACCCTGGACTCGGTGCTTGTGGACTTGGTCAGCGACAGCGATGAGGATGTCTTGGAGGTCGCAACGGCGCGGGGCGCTGCGGACCCGGCCGAGGTCCCGCTCCCGGAACCCCCCGTGCCGGCCGCGCCCCGGGACGACAGCGACAGTGACAGCGAAGGGGCGGACGCACGGCCGGCTGAAACCCCTCGGGTCTTGGTCAGGCGGCGGCGGCAGTTGCTGCTGGATCCCGAGGAGGCACCGGCGGTTCCAGTGTACTCCGAGAAG GTGAAAAGCAGCCTCCACCTCATCCCAGACCACAAGTCcctcctgaaattctgccccccAGAGACTGAGGAAG AGGCAGACATGGCAGATTCCAGCAGTCTCCACGCTGAGGATTCCCCACGTCCCAATTCTCCCTGGAAGAAGAAGCTGAGGAGTAGggatggagaagagaagaaagagatgttACT GGTTCAGGACACCTCACCTTTGCCTCCACGTCTGCCCCGGACCAACAGCAGGAAGCATGCTCGGGCGCTCCAGAAGTTAAG AGAGGTGAACAAGCGCCTCCAAGATCTCCGTTCCTGCCTGAGTCCCAAGCagccccagggccaggaccacCTGAGCCAAGAGGATGAGGTGGTCCTACTGGAGGGGCCCACTCTCCCAGAGAACCCTCGGCTCTTGCCGCTCAAAATCCAGTGCCGGGCTGACCTGATCAGATTGCCCGTCAGAATG TCGGAGCCCCTCCAGAGCGTGGTGGACCACATGGCCGGCCGTCTTGGGGTGTCCCCAAGCAGGATCCTCTTGCTCTTCGGAGAGACAGAGCTGTCCCCTACCGCCACCCCCAGGACCCTAAAGCTTGGAGTGGCTGACATCATTG ACTGCGTGGTGCTAGCAAGTTCTCCGGATGTCACAGAGAAGTCCCACCTGCTCCAGCTGCGGGTGCAGGGGAAGGAGAAGCACCAGCTGCTGGAAGTCTCGCTGCCTCGA GATTCTCCTCTCAAGACCCTCATGTCCCGCTACGAGGAGGCCATGGGACTCTCGGGCCACAAGCTCTCCTTCTTCTTTGATGGGACAAAGCTTTCAGGCAAGGAGCTGCCGGCTGATCTGGGCATGGAATCCGGGGACCTCATCGAGGTCTGGAGCTGA
- the CD19 gene encoding B-lymphocyte antigen CD19 isoform X1 encodes MTTPSSPGGLPVLPHRRPWFSAHQVPACPSIPRAAKLGAPGSLATMPPPLLLFFLHLFLTPMGVRPQETHLLEAKEGGNAVLPCLDGLSDGPPEQLAWFRGSQSTPFLELSLGLPGLGIHVGPLGTLKEPQGTLLFIFNVSDQMGGFYLCQRGPFSEQAWQPGWTVSVKGSGELFRWNASDLNDPSCGLRNRSSEGPRPSSGHPTRSQVYVWAKNNPKILHTDSACAPPNGTLNQSNNHDLTVAPGSTLSLSCGASRTSLARGPISWIHVRPEKPRIKLLSLNLNEDAQLREMWVMGTLGGKAVLLLPETTAQDAGIYHCNHGNVTTQMQLKVTAQSVWHWLLETGGWIVPVVTLVYLIFCLASLVGFLHLRRALILRRKRKRMTDPTRRFFKVTPPPGNGAQNQYGNMLSLSTPHSGTGRALRWAAGLGATVPPYGNPRSDVQEARASESRSPPGTGPEEEEGEAYEEPDSEEGSEFYENDSNLGQDQLSQDGSGYENPEEGVLGPEDEDSFSNAAESYENEDEELAQPVARTTDFLSPHGSAWDPSREATSLGSQSYEDMRGILYAVPQLRFVQAQPGPSHEEDADSYENMDNPDGPEPAWGGGGHMGTWSN; translated from the exons ATGACCACCCCTTCCTCTCCGGGGGGACTGCCTGTCCTCCCCCACAGACGCCCATGGTTCAGTGCCCACCAGGTCCCCGCCTGCCCCAGCATCCCCCGCGCGGCGAAGCTGGGTGCCCCGGGGAGTCTGGCCACCAtgccacctcctctcctcctcttcttcctccacctGTTCCTTACCCCCATGGGAGTCAGGCCCCAGGAAACACACCTACTGGAGGCTAAAG aGGGAGGCAATGCTGTGCTGCCATGCCTTGACGGTCTCTCAGATGGTCCCCCTGAGCAACTGGCCTGGTTTCGGGGCTCCCAATCAACACCCTTCTTAGAGCTGAGCCTAGGGTTACCAGGCCTGGGCATCCATGTGGGGCCCCTGGGCACCCTGAAGGAGCCCCAGGGAACCTTGCTGTTCATCTTCAATGTCTCCGACCAGATGGGGGGCTTCTACCTGTGCCAGCGAGGCCCCTTTTCTGAGCAAGCCTGGCAGCCTGGCTGGACGGTCAGCGTGAAGGGCAGCG GAGAACTGTTCCGGTGGAATGCTTCAGACCTAAATGACCCAAGCTGTGGCCTGCGGAACAGGTCCTCAGAGGGCCCCAGGCCCTCTTCTGGTCACCCCACAAGGTCCCAGGTCTATGTGTGGGCCAAGAACAACCCTAAGATCTTACACACAGACTCTGCCTGTGCCCCACCTAACGGCACTTTGAACCAGAGCAACAACCATG ACCTCACGGTGGCCCCTGGCTCCACACTCTCGCTGTCCTGTGGGGCATCCCGTACCTCACTGGCCAGAGGCCCCATCTCCTGGATCCATGTGCGTCCCGAGAAGCCTAGGATCAAATTGCTGAGCCTAAACCTGAATGAGGATGCCCAACTCAGAGAGATGTGGGTCATGGGCACCCTCGGGGGAAAGGCTGTTCTGTTGCTGCCCGAGACCACAGCTCAAGATGCTGGCATCTATCACTGTAACCATGGCAACGTGACCACCCAGATGCAGCTGAAGGTCACTGCCCAGTCAG TATGGCATTGGCTACTGGAGACTGGTGGCTGGATAGTCCCTGTTGTGACTTTAGTTTATCTGATCTTCtgcctggcttccctggtgggcttTCTTCATCTTCGAAGAG CCCTGATcctgaggaggaaaagaaagcgAATGACAGATCCCACTAGAAG GTTCTTCAAAGTGACGCCTCCCCCGGGAAACGGGGCCCAGAACCAGTACGGGAACATGCTCTCCCTCTCCACTCCCCACTCAGGCACGG GACGCGCCCTGCGGTGGGCTGCGGGCCTGGGAGCCACCGTGCCGCCCTACGGAAATCCGCGCAGCGACGTCCAGGAGGCCAGAGCCTCGGAGTCCCGGAGCCCACCAGGGACCG gcccagaagaagaggaaggggaggcctATGAGGAGCCGGACAGTGAGGAGGGCTCCGAGTTCTACGAGAACGACTCCAACCTTGGGCAGGACCAGCTCTCCCAGG ATGGCAGCGGCTATGAGAACCCTGAGGAAGGGGTCTTGGGTCCTGAGGATGAAGACTCCTTCTCCAATG CAGCTGAATCTTACGAGAATGAGGATGAAGAACTGGCCCAGCCAGTTGCCAGGACAACAG acTTCCTGAGCCCCCATGGGTCAGCCTGGGACCCCAGCAGGGAGGCAACCTCCCTTG GGTCCCAGTCCTATGAGGATATGAGAGGGATCCTGTATGCAGTCCCCCAGCTCCGCTTTGTTCAAGCCCAGCCTGGTCCCAGTCATGAAGAAG ATGCAGACTCTTATGAGAATATGGATAATCCCGATGGACCAGAACCAgcatggggaggagggggccacATGGGCACCTGGAGCAACTAG
- the CD19 gene encoding B-lymphocyte antigen CD19 isoform X2, with protein sequence MTTPSSPGGLPVLPHRRPWFSAHQVPACPSIPRAAKLGAPGSLATMPPPLLLFFLHLFLTPMGVRPQETHLLEAKEGGNAVLPCLDGLSDGPPEQLAWFRGSQSTPFLELSLGLPGLGIHVGPLGTLKEPQGTLLFIFNVSDQMGGFYLCQRGPFSEQAWQPGWTVSVKGSGELFRWNASDLNDPSCGLRNRSSEGPRPSSGHPTRSQVYVWAKNNPKILHTDSACAPPNGTLNQSNNHDLTVAPGSTLSLSCGASRTSLARGPISWIHVRPEKPRIKLLSLNLNEDAQLREMWVMGTLGGKAVLLLPETTAQDAGIYHCNHGNVTTQMQLKVTAQSVWHWLLETGGWIVPVVTLVYLIFCLASLVGFLHLRRALILRRKRKRMTDPTRRFFKVTPPPGNGAQNQYGNMLSLSTPHSGTGRALRWAAGLGATVPPYGNPRSDVQEARASESRSPPGTGPEEEEGEAYEEPDSEEGSEFYENDSNLGQDQLSQDGSGYENPEEGVLGPEDEDSFSNAAESYENEDEELAQPVARTTDFLSPHGSAWDPSREATSLDADSYENMDNPDGPEPAWGGGGHMGTWSN encoded by the exons ATGACCACCCCTTCCTCTCCGGGGGGACTGCCTGTCCTCCCCCACAGACGCCCATGGTTCAGTGCCCACCAGGTCCCCGCCTGCCCCAGCATCCCCCGCGCGGCGAAGCTGGGTGCCCCGGGGAGTCTGGCCACCAtgccacctcctctcctcctcttcttcctccacctGTTCCTTACCCCCATGGGAGTCAGGCCCCAGGAAACACACCTACTGGAGGCTAAAG aGGGAGGCAATGCTGTGCTGCCATGCCTTGACGGTCTCTCAGATGGTCCCCCTGAGCAACTGGCCTGGTTTCGGGGCTCCCAATCAACACCCTTCTTAGAGCTGAGCCTAGGGTTACCAGGCCTGGGCATCCATGTGGGGCCCCTGGGCACCCTGAAGGAGCCCCAGGGAACCTTGCTGTTCATCTTCAATGTCTCCGACCAGATGGGGGGCTTCTACCTGTGCCAGCGAGGCCCCTTTTCTGAGCAAGCCTGGCAGCCTGGCTGGACGGTCAGCGTGAAGGGCAGCG GAGAACTGTTCCGGTGGAATGCTTCAGACCTAAATGACCCAAGCTGTGGCCTGCGGAACAGGTCCTCAGAGGGCCCCAGGCCCTCTTCTGGTCACCCCACAAGGTCCCAGGTCTATGTGTGGGCCAAGAACAACCCTAAGATCTTACACACAGACTCTGCCTGTGCCCCACCTAACGGCACTTTGAACCAGAGCAACAACCATG ACCTCACGGTGGCCCCTGGCTCCACACTCTCGCTGTCCTGTGGGGCATCCCGTACCTCACTGGCCAGAGGCCCCATCTCCTGGATCCATGTGCGTCCCGAGAAGCCTAGGATCAAATTGCTGAGCCTAAACCTGAATGAGGATGCCCAACTCAGAGAGATGTGGGTCATGGGCACCCTCGGGGGAAAGGCTGTTCTGTTGCTGCCCGAGACCACAGCTCAAGATGCTGGCATCTATCACTGTAACCATGGCAACGTGACCACCCAGATGCAGCTGAAGGTCACTGCCCAGTCAG TATGGCATTGGCTACTGGAGACTGGTGGCTGGATAGTCCCTGTTGTGACTTTAGTTTATCTGATCTTCtgcctggcttccctggtgggcttTCTTCATCTTCGAAGAG CCCTGATcctgaggaggaaaagaaagcgAATGACAGATCCCACTAGAAG GTTCTTCAAAGTGACGCCTCCCCCGGGAAACGGGGCCCAGAACCAGTACGGGAACATGCTCTCCCTCTCCACTCCCCACTCAGGCACGG GACGCGCCCTGCGGTGGGCTGCGGGCCTGGGAGCCACCGTGCCGCCCTACGGAAATCCGCGCAGCGACGTCCAGGAGGCCAGAGCCTCGGAGTCCCGGAGCCCACCAGGGACCG gcccagaagaagaggaaggggaggcctATGAGGAGCCGGACAGTGAGGAGGGCTCCGAGTTCTACGAGAACGACTCCAACCTTGGGCAGGACCAGCTCTCCCAGG ATGGCAGCGGCTATGAGAACCCTGAGGAAGGGGTCTTGGGTCCTGAGGATGAAGACTCCTTCTCCAATG CAGCTGAATCTTACGAGAATGAGGATGAAGAACTGGCCCAGCCAGTTGCCAGGACAACAG acTTCCTGAGCCCCCATGGGTCAGCCTGGGACCCCAGCAGGGAGGCAACCTCCCTTG ATGCAGACTCTTATGAGAATATGGATAATCCCGATGGACCAGAACCAgcatggggaggagggggccacATGGGCACCTGGAGCAACTAG